One window of Pseudacidobacterium ailaaui genomic DNA carries:
- a CDS encoding uracil-DNA glycosylase, translating to MPSLSAEQALAALNARIIECNRCARLREHCISVAEKKRRAYLHWEYWGRPVPSFGDPSARVLLLGLAPGAHGSNRTGRPFTGDGSGDFLYPVLHEAGFASQPRATSRNDGMLLRDLWITSVARCAPPQNKPLPQELANCAPFLDEEIASLPRLRVIVCLGKIAFDGFIAHLKRSAAEQHHVVSNENSQSAPRLRSWKFAHGVEYGLPDGRWLLASYHPSLQNTNTGKLTREMFLEIFRRAKQLAAR from the coding sequence ATGCCATCTCTCTCAGCAGAGCAGGCACTGGCCGCGTTGAACGCGCGCATCATTGAGTGCAACCGCTGCGCGCGACTCCGGGAGCATTGCATCTCTGTAGCAGAAAAGAAGCGCCGCGCATATCTGCATTGGGAGTATTGGGGAAGGCCCGTGCCTTCCTTTGGCGATCCCTCGGCCCGCGTACTCCTTCTGGGACTCGCTCCCGGAGCGCATGGCTCCAACCGCACTGGCCGCCCCTTTACCGGGGATGGATCAGGCGATTTTCTCTATCCGGTCCTGCACGAGGCGGGCTTTGCCTCGCAACCCCGCGCCACTTCACGCAACGACGGGATGCTGCTGCGGGACCTTTGGATCACCAGCGTGGCCCGCTGCGCTCCCCCGCAAAACAAACCGTTGCCTCAGGAGCTGGCCAACTGCGCTCCCTTTCTGGACGAGGAGATTGCATCGCTGCCAAGGCTGCGGGTGATCGTGTGTCTGGGAAAGATCGCCTTCGATGGCTTTATCGCCCACCTGAAACGAAGTGCGGCCGAACAGCACCATGTCGTCAGCAACGAAAATTCGCAGTCCGCTCCGCGCCTCCGATCATGGAAGTTCGCGCATGGTGTGGAGTATGGTCTGCCGGATGGGCGCTGGCTGCTGGCTAGTTATCATCCCTCATTGCAGAACACAAATACAGGTAAACTCACCCGGGAAATGTTTCTTGAAATTTTCCGCCGGGCAAAGCAGCTTGCCGCCCGGTGA